AAAAATATGTACATTACTATCTTCATTAGTTAAAAATACATTTAACTTGTGAGCCCAGACACTAGAAATTAGTATTAAAATTATAAAAATATATCTCATGACTTGGCCTTCAAAATTTTTGGATAAGTTTTTTTGATAAACTGCAATAAGAACATACTAATTATTCCTTCAATTATCATAGCACCAGAATCAACTATAAATATCGTATATGAAGCATACTCATACTCTGGTTTTGAGAAAAGTAATATTATTGCTAAAAAAAGTGTAGCAAAAAATGTACCTAAAAACCCTACTAGAAAAAACTTTACTTTTTCATTTAATCTATTTGTAATATCCATATTATATAAATAGTACACAATAATTGCTGGCATTCCCATAACAAAAAGATTTACTCCTAAAGATACAACACCTCCGTAACCTAGAAGTAAAGCTTGCAATACTAAAGCTATAAAAATACTAATAAAACTCATCCATCCAATTAATATACCAATCACCCCAATAAGCACTAAGTGTATTTGGGTGACTCCAAGTGGAACATGAATAAATGTTGCTATAAAAAACATAGCACTCATAGCTGCTGCTAAAGTTATCTTTTCATCTTTTATAGATTTTATAGAAATATATAAACAAACTAAACTAATAGCACTAACAACTGCTGTTGATTCTAAAGTTAAGACACCATCTGCTATATGCACTAGTAAGCCTTAATCCATAGTAAGGCACCATTTTCTACTGGATACTCTTTACCATCATCTTTATTTTTAATTTTACCCTCTTCAATTAAAGCAGCAAATCCCCACCATCCTTTATGATTCATTACAAAAGAAAAAATACCATTATCATCAGTTTTAACTACTTGTGTTACATGGCTACTATTTGGTGCTTTTAATTTAAAATTATTATATAGTTCAACCTCTACTTCAACATTACTAGCTGGCTTACCATTGTGTAAAACTTTTCCTTGAAATAAATTACCTGCATATAAGCCAAAAGGTTTAACCATAGGTACAATCTCATATTTTAATCCAATAGGTTCATCCCAACCCTCTTCTAAACCATAAGCATCAACAATTAGTTTTGGTACATGTATAATATACTTTCCTTCTGCTGGTTCAAAATATGGTTGTGGCTCAACAAAAAATTTATATACACCTGGCATATTTATTTTATATTTTGCACTCCATGCTTTATGTCCTAATTTAGTAGTTTCCTTTACAGGTATTTTATTATCATTACTATTTACAAATAGTTTTGGCTTTTCCATTGTCATTCCATTTTGTTCAAAAGGGTGCATAAATGAAATATCAAAATTAAGCGTTGAATCTTTTTTATCATCAACAACATCGGTATTTGACATAAAAGTTAAGAAGTGAGCTTGAGATAGTGTAAGCAACATAATAAGAGTCGAAATAATTTTTAACATGTGTTTCCTTTTTAGTTTTGGAGATTATAAATCCATATGCGTTAAAGCACACTAAATAAAAACTACACTTATGTATTTTTAGGAATTTTTTAGAAAAATAATAAAAAGAGGCAAGAGCTACCTCTTCTTGTTATGATTTTGGAAGTAACTTTACAGGTACGATTTGGAACTCATCCATATTCCATACTTTATTTACAACGTATGGTTCATTGTCTATCCAATCATTTAATTCATCTTCACTTTCAAAATCAACAAATAGTGTAGAGCCAACCATTTGATCTTCTTCTATTAAGGCACCTGCGTTGATTATTTTACCTTCAGCTATAAGTTTTTTTGCACCTGCAACGTGAGCATCTCTTACTTCTAATCTTTTATCTAAAGCATTATCATTATCATAAGCAATTATTAAATATTGCATTGTATTCCTTTGAATTTATTTTAAGAATTAGCATTCTAGCATTAAAAAAGTATGATATTAATTATGTGTTAAAAAGAAGTCCTGTAGCTACAGCAAAACAGAAAGGATAAAGAATAACATTAAAGTATCTAAAGAATAGTGTTATTTTGATATTTATTGGCATTACTTCATGAATCTCTAATCCAGAAGATAATTTTTGCATCATATTTAACTTAAAAGCTAAATCAAAAAATTTGATAAGAATAATACTTGACATCCAAAAACCAAAATTTGATAAATATATTGATACAGCCAGTGTATAAAAGAATGTAATATGTAAAATAAAGTATAAAAAGATATTTTTACTAAATACTTGATAGTTATTGTAAATTAAACCATAAAGGTTATCGTGTTTTTGCCAATTTGACTCAAAGAGTTCAAGAGCCATGAAAAGTAGTAATAAAGAGTATAAGTCCATGATTAAATATCACAATAGAGCAAAAGCTCTATTGTCTATTTTTCGTGTGTACTAAATTTGATTTTTTGATCTTTATAAAGACCAGTTCCAACTGGTATAGTTCTACCAATTACAACATTTTCTTTTAAGTCTTCTAATAAGTCCATTTTTGCACTTATTGCAGCTTCTGTAAGAACTTTAGTAGTCTCTTGGAAAGATGCAGCAGAAATAATAGAATCAGATGTAACCGCAGCTCTTGTAATACCTAATAATAAAGGATCAGCAATCGCAGGTTCTCCACCTAGTCTCATAATTCTTCTATTTTCAATTTGGAATCTTTTCTTAGAAACCATATCTCCAACGATAAACTTAGTATCTCCACCATCAAGAATAGAAACTTGTCTTAACATTTGAGATAAAATAACCTCAATATGTTTATCAGCAATATTTACCCCTTGAGATCTATATACTTGTTGTACTTCAGAAACAATAAAGTAATGTAATGCTTTTTCACCCAAAATTCTAAGTACATCATGAGAAGCAACTTGTCCATCAGTTAATGCCTCACCAGCATGAACAAACTCACCTTCATGTACTAAGATTTGTTTAGCTTTGTCAACTAAATACTCTACTTTACTACCTTTATCATCTGTTATGATAATTCTTTGTTTATTTCTTAAACTTTTTCCAAAAGAAACTACACCATCAAATGATGCTAATACAGCAATATTTTTTGGTCGTCTAGCTTCAAATAATTCAGATACTCTTGGAAGACCCCCAGTAATATCTTTTGATTTTTGAGAAGCTTTTGGAGTTTTACCAATAATATCAGCTATCTCAACTTTTTGTCCTTCTGAAACAAAAAGAGATGTTTTAGGGTCAAGTGTATATCTAATTAATTCATCAGCTCCTGTTGCTAAAACAATAGTTGGTTTAAATCCAGCAGGAACATACTCATTAATAACTAATTTAGATGTACCAGTTAAATCATCAAATTGCTCAGATGCTGTAATTCCTGGAATAATATCTTCAAATGTAACAGTACCAGCTTTTTCTGAAATTGTTGGATTTGCATAAGGATCCCATTCTGCAATAACAACTCTCTCATCAGCTTCTGGTTTAGAAAGAATAGTCTCTTTTTCAACTGCTGTATTATCATCTAATTCAAGAACAGAACCTCTTGCGATGTAATGTCTTAAAGCTTCTCTATCATCACCATCAACGATAACAGCAAAAAGTCCTTTATCTACAACTTTATCACCTGCTTTAATATCTGGTCTTCGCTCTAAATAATCTCCAGTTAATTTATAATATTTAACTGAACCTTTAGCGCCTGATGTAACTAAAGTAATAATAGGTGCACCATCTTCAACTTTTAATTCAGATGCGAAAGGAACTCGGTTTGGAACATTCCATCCATCTTTAATCATTTCTACAATTGATTCATTTTCATCAACTTCTTCACCATCAGCATATGGTAAATAAAGTTTACCTTCAATTTTACCAGATACACCTGCTAGCTCATTTGGTCTTGCAACATCATTTTTTCTTAAATAGAATTTTTTCTCTTCTTTACCATTAGTAATTGTTAAAATTGTCTCTTCATGAAGAGTCTCAGTTGTAATTTTACCTTTAAATGGTGCATTAATTTTTGGTTCAACAAGCAAGATACCTGCATTTCTTCTATTTGCAACAATTATTTTATCAGCTTTAGATACATAAGTTTTGATATTATAATATCTAATAAACCCTTCTTTATCAGCTCTTAATTCTCTCTCAGTTTGAGTTGCACTTGCAGTTCCCCCAACGTGGAAAGTTCTAAGTGTAAGTTGTGTTCCTGGCTCTCCAATTGATTGAGCAGCTAAAACTCCAACAGCTTCACCTGGATTTGCTTTTCTTTGCTCACCAAGGTTTAGACCATAACATTTTGAACATAATCCATTTTCTATTTTACAAGTTAATGGTGTTCTAATTACTACAGATTTAACTTCTGAATCTTTTACAACTTTTGCATCTTCTTCAGTAATTAATGTACCTTCAGTAAATAATATTTCATTAGATATTGGATCAATAATATCTTCTGCTATTACTCTACCTGTGATTCTTTCTTCTAAACTCTCAGTCAATTCATTACCACTTGATAAATCAGTGATTTCAATACCTTCGTGAGTTCCACAATCTTCAGCTGTAATTCTTACATTTTGAGAAACGTCAATTAGTTTTCTTGTTAAGTAACCCGCATTTGCAGTTTTAAGTGCAGTATCGGCAAGACCTTTTCTAGCTCCGTGAGTTGAAATAAAGTACTCAAGTACGTTTAGTCCCTCTTTAAAGTTAGAAATAATTGGTGTTTCAATAATAGAACCATCAGGTTTAGCCATAAGACCCCTCATACCTGCTAACTGTCTAATTTGAGCAGCAGACCCTCTAGCCCCAGAATCGGCCATCATATAAATAGAGTTAAATCCATTTTTATCAGTCTCAACTAGTTCCATCATCTCTCGACCAAGTTTATTGTTAACTTCTGTCCAGATATCAATGATTTTATTATATCTTTCTTGTTCAGTTAATAAACCTTGTTCAAATTGTTTCTGAACTTCAATAACTTCTTTTTTAGACTTAGCAATATGTGCAGGTTTAGTTTCTGGAACTCTAATATCATCAATAGAAACAGAAATACCAGCATCAGTTGCATATCTAAATCCAAGGTTTTTAAGGTTATCCAAGAATCTTGGCGTTACTTCATATCCACCATG
This portion of the Arcobacter nitrofigilis DSM 7299 genome encodes:
- the cbiM gene encoding cobalt transporter CbiM, whose amino-acid sequence is MHIADGVLTLESTAVVSAISLVCLYISIKSIKDEKITLAAAMSAMFFIATFIHVPLGVTQIHLVLIGVIGILIGWMSFISIFIALVLQALLLGYGGVVSLGVNLFVMGMPAIIVYYLYNMDITNRLNEKVKFFLVGFLGTFFATLFLAIILLFSKPEYEYASYTIFIVDSGAMIIEGIISMFLLQFIKKTYPKILKAKS
- a CDS encoding DUF4198 domain-containing protein, translated to MLKIISTLIMLLTLSQAHFLTFMSNTDVVDDKKDSTLNFDISFMHPFEQNGMTMEKPKLFVNSNDNKIPVKETTKLGHKAWSAKYKINMPGVYKFFVEPQPYFEPAEGKYIIHVPKLIVDAYGLEEGWDEPIGLKYEIVPMVKPFGLYAGNLFQGKVLHNGKPASNVEVEVELYNNFKLKAPNSSHVTQVVKTDDNGIFSFVMNHKGWWGFAALIEEGKIKNKDDGKEYPVENGALLWIKAY
- a CDS encoding YciI family protein, producing MQYLIIAYDNDNALDKRLEVRDAHVAGAKKLIAEGKIINAGALIEEDQMVGSTLFVDFESEDELNDWIDNEPYVVNKVWNMDEFQIVPVKLLPKS
- the rpoC gene encoding DNA-directed RNA polymerase subunit beta' — protein: MSKNTVLEPIEIKELERPQDFSAFQLRLASPEKILSWSCGEVKKPETINYRTLKPERDGLFCAKIFGPVKDYECLCGKYKKMRYKGVVCEKCGVEVTSAKVRRHRMGHIDLVSPVAHIWMVSSLPTRIGTLLGVKLKDLERVLYYEAYIVNEPGEAFYDNEHSKKVMKYDILNEEQYRTIYDHYEHTGFEANMGGQIVRDLLENLDLMELLHSLKEDMKSTKSEAKTKTIIKRLKVVENFINSGNRPEWMMLTQLPVLPPDLRPLVSLDGGKFAVSDVNDLYRRVINRNNRLKRLSELDAPEIIQRNEKRMLQEAVDALFDNGKTANAVKGANKRPLKSLSEIIKGKQGRFRQNLLGKRVDFSGRSVIVVGPSLNMDQCGIPKKMALELFKPHLMAKLEEKGYATTLKSAKRMIEAETNEVWECLSEIVDEYPIMLNRAPTLHKLSIQAFHPTLIDGKAIQLHPLVCSAFNADFDGDQMAVHVPLSQEAIAEAKILMMSSMNILLPASGRAIAVPSQDMILGIYYLSLEKDGVKGEHKLFTGVDEAVIALEMKQVDLHAKIRTKMNDKIIHTTVGRLIVHNILPDFVPLELWNKILKKKDIGILVDYIYKHGGYEVTPRFLDNLKNLGFRYATDAGISVSIDDIRVPETKPAHIAKSKKEVIEVQKQFEQGLLTEQERYNKIIDIWTEVNNKLGREMMELVETDKNGFNSIYMMADSGARGSAAQIRQLAGMRGLMAKPDGSIIETPIISNFKEGLNVLEYFISTHGARKGLADTALKTANAGYLTRKLIDVSQNVRITAEDCGTHEGIEITDLSSGNELTESLEERITGRVIAEDIIDPISNEILFTEGTLITEEDAKVVKDSEVKSVVIRTPLTCKIENGLCSKCYGLNLGEQRKANPGEAVGVLAAQSIGEPGTQLTLRTFHVGGTASATQTERELRADKEGFIRYYNIKTYVSKADKIIVANRRNAGILLVEPKINAPFKGKITTETLHEETILTITNGKEEKKFYLRKNDVARPNELAGVSGKIEGKLYLPYADGEEVDENESIVEMIKDGWNVPNRVPFASELKVEDGAPIITLVTSGAKGSVKYYKLTGDYLERRPDIKAGDKVVDKGLFAVIVDGDDREALRHYIARGSVLELDDNTAVEKETILSKPEADERVVIAEWDPYANPTISEKAGTVTFEDIIPGITASEQFDDLTGTSKLVINEYVPAGFKPTIVLATGADELIRYTLDPKTSLFVSEGQKVEIADIIGKTPKASQKSKDITGGLPRVSELFEARRPKNIAVLASFDGVVSFGKSLRNKQRIIITDDKGSKVEYLVDKAKQILVHEGEFVHAGEALTDGQVASHDVLRILGEKALHYFIVSEVQQVYRSQGVNIADKHIEVILSQMLRQVSILDGGDTKFIVGDMVSKKRFQIENRRIMRLGGEPAIADPLLLGITRAAVTSDSIISAASFQETTKVLTEAAISAKMDLLEDLKENVVIGRTIPVGTGLYKDQKIKFSTHEK